The following proteins come from a genomic window of Mariniflexile sp. TRM1-10:
- a CDS encoding CPBP family intramembrane glutamic endopeptidase, translating into MAENNLAKVSKTKTLIVFILTIILGYALFIIPDLFFGITKINGGKKGINLLFMALFQFFSITVLLYVSLKLLKKDFKYIGLRFVNLKKDTLLGIGFGALWTLLQFTLLIPNTGGADRLDIKGMLDMYDGSITGLLSFIALGVIGGGITEELFNRGYFINVLKDVFKNPKTGLWFSAILSILLFALGHMPVSALDWLDILVPTIMYTLLFISTKRVTASIVAHGIYNMSAIILTYYMYAI; encoded by the coding sequence ATGGCAGAAAACAATTTAGCTAAAGTGAGTAAAACAAAGACTCTAATTGTTTTTATTCTAACCATCATTTTAGGGTATGCACTTTTTATAATTCCTGACCTATTCTTCGGGATAACAAAAATCAACGGTGGAAAAAAGGGCATTAATTTATTGTTTATGGCTTTGTTCCAGTTTTTCTCTATTACAGTTCTACTATATGTTTCACTTAAACTTTTAAAAAAAGACTTTAAGTATATCGGACTTCGATTCGTAAACCTCAAAAAGGACACGCTTTTAGGTATCGGTTTTGGCGCCTTATGGACCCTATTGCAGTTTACCTTATTAATACCAAATACTGGTGGGGCAGATCGTCTGGATATCAAAGGCATGTTGGATATGTACGATGGCAGTATAACAGGGCTTCTTTCCTTTATTGCCCTTGGCGTTATTGGTGGCGGTATCACTGAAGAGCTTTTTAACAGGGGCTATTTTATAAATGTTCTCAAAGATGTATTTAAAAATCCAAAAACCGGACTGTGGTTTTCGGCAATTTTATCCATCTTACTTTTTGCGCTAGGGCATATGCCTGTTAGTGCATTGGATTGGCTTGATATTTTGGTGCCTACAATTATGTATACGTTATTGTTTATTTCAACCAAAAGAGTAACAGCCTCTATAGTGGCACATGGTATTTATAATATGTCAGCAATTATTCTAACATATTATATGTATGCTATTTAG
- a CDS encoding DUF418 domain-containing protein has product MSRERAKNNFIAFFKVLSKIGRTALSNYIFQSIILGILFYGYGFGMFNGFSRFELLAIVVAIWTIQITCTYLWLKYHKQGPLELLWRKLTYNSFNKN; this is encoded by the coding sequence TTGTCTAGAGAAAGAGCAAAAAATAATTTTATTGCATTCTTCAAGGTGCTTTCAAAAATAGGGAGAACAGCCTTATCAAATTACATTTTCCAAAGCATCATTTTAGGAATTTTATTTTATGGCTATGGTTTTGGAATGTTTAATGGCTTTTCAAGATTTGAATTGTTAGCTATTGTTGTGGCAATTTGGACTATTCAAATCACATGTACCTATCTCTGGTTAAAGTATCACAAACAAGGGCCGTTAGAACTTCTTTGGAGAAAGCTAACCTATAATTCTTTTAATAAAAACTAA
- a CDS encoding NAD(P)H-hydrate dehydratase — MKILSKEQIYQGDTLTIERQNISSTYLMERAGSKVFNCMHVRLQGAQVPIHIFCGIGNNGGDGLVLARHLILEGYNVKIYIVNYSDKRSKDFLINYDRIKSITTDWPTLLNNKEDFPEINAEDIIVDAIFGIGLNKPVDNWIKDLFVHFKKAKAFTLSIDIPSGLSTDNVPKDENAVVWASYTLSFVTPKLVFFLPETAKYTTQWEVLDIDLDVDFLYETVAEAELIGKHEVLPLYMPRDKFSHKGQFGHSLIIGGSYGKIGAVILASRAALSSGAGLVSAYVPKCGCVPLQSAFPEAMVITDIDEEKITKIDFDIIPTVIGFGVGVGTDAKTIQAFEDFLKKNTAPLVIDADGINLLAQKKALLKLVPKQTVLTPHPKELERLIGKWTDDFDKLDKVKVFSKKHNLIVVIKGANTITVFQEKLYVNSTGNPGLATAGSGDVLTGIITGLISQGYHPLNASIFGVYLHGKSADIAVEDYGYQSLIASHVIDYLGEAYKDLFKLPEQPEVREAEDEGEK; from the coding sequence ATGAAGATATTATCTAAAGAACAAATTTATCAAGGAGATACATTAACCATAGAACGTCAAAATATTTCATCTACATATTTAATGGAACGCGCTGGTTCAAAAGTTTTTAACTGTATGCATGTGCGTTTACAAGGCGCTCAAGTGCCAATTCACATATTTTGTGGTATTGGTAATAACGGTGGTGATGGGTTGGTTTTGGCAAGACATCTAATTTTAGAGGGCTATAATGTTAAAATATATATTGTTAATTATAGTGATAAACGGTCGAAAGATTTTTTAATTAATTATGATAGAATTAAAAGTATCACAACAGATTGGCCAACTCTTTTAAATAATAAGGAAGATTTTCCCGAAATAAATGCAGAAGATATTATTGTTGACGCTATTTTTGGTATAGGTCTAAACAAGCCTGTCGATAATTGGATTAAGGATTTATTTGTTCATTTTAAGAAAGCCAAGGCATTTACATTATCTATTGATATTCCTTCAGGATTAAGTACCGATAATGTACCCAAAGATGAAAATGCTGTTGTTTGGGCAAGTTATACCTTAAGTTTTGTAACGCCCAAATTAGTGTTCTTTTTACCCGAAACGGCAAAATATACTACGCAGTGGGAAGTTTTGGATATTGATTTGGACGTCGATTTTTTATATGAAACTGTTGCTGAAGCCGAATTAATAGGAAAGCATGAAGTCTTGCCTCTCTATATGCCAAGAGACAAATTTTCGCATAAGGGCCAATTTGGACACAGCTTAATTATTGGGGGGAGTTATGGTAAAATTGGTGCCGTTATTTTAGCCAGTAGGGCAGCTTTGTCTTCTGGAGCAGGTTTGGTGTCTGCTTATGTGCCGAAATGTGGTTGTGTACCCTTGCAATCCGCTTTTCCAGAGGCGATGGTTATCACGGATATAGATGAGGAAAAAATAACCAAGATTGATTTCGACATCATACCTACAGTCATTGGATTTGGAGTAGGCGTGGGAACCGATGCTAAAACGATACAAGCTTTTGAAGATTTTTTAAAAAAGAATACAGCGCCACTTGTTATCGATGCCGACGGTATTAACCTATTAGCGCAAAAGAAAGCATTATTAAAATTAGTACCAAAACAAACGGTTCTAACACCACATCCCAAAGAATTAGAGCGTTTAATAGGTAAGTGGACAGACGATTTTGATAAATTAGATAAGGTAAAAGTCTTTTCGAAAAAACACAATCTAATAGTTGTAATTAAAGGCGCCAATACCATTACCGTGTTTCAAGAAAAGTTATATGTGAATTCGACAGGAAACCCCGGTCTTGCAACCGCAGGAAGTGGTGATGTGCTAACAGGAATCATTACGGGTTTAATATCACAAGGGTACCATCCATTAAACGCAAGTATTTTTGGGGTTTATTTGCATGGAAAATCGGCAGACATTGCTGTTGAAGATTATGGTTATCAAAGTTTGATAGCAAGTCATGTCATTGATTATTTAGGTGAAGCTTATAAGGATTTATTTAAACTGCCAGAACAACCAGAAGTAAGGGAAGCGGAAGATGAAGGTGAGAAGTAG
- a CDS encoding T9SS type A sorting domain-containing protein: MKLQTLSKGILIAPCLLFALFTQAQGTSKLAQEKSTIVKTDIPDVIGSAGLNNTAKEIDMTGEVIDDKDTIVIERGFVYSTSEKLPTVSDTKVIAKSSEGTFSNKLSEVSTNTIYYIRPYATTEKGTYYGSLSIIDTSTQSNIDVNSKVRLKTYPNPSTNYISLSGLMETKNYIIYNMTGKELARGSVSYNNKIDVRFLDNGLYLLKLDDFEIIRFVKE; this comes from the coding sequence ATGAAACTCCAAACACTCTCAAAAGGAATTCTAATAGCTCCATGTTTATTATTCGCGTTATTTACGCAAGCCCAAGGAACTTCAAAACTTGCTCAGGAAAAATCTACTATTGTAAAAACCGACATACCAGATGTTATTGGTAGTGCCGGTTTAAATAACACTGCCAAAGAGATAGATATGACGGGGGAAGTTATAGATGATAAAGATACTATTGTTATAGAAAGAGGCTTTGTTTACAGTACTTCTGAAAAGCTTCCAACGGTTTCAGACACCAAGGTCATTGCGAAAAGTAGCGAAGGAACTTTTAGTAATAAATTATCAGAGGTATCAACAAACACAATTTATTATATTAGACCTTATGCGACAACCGAAAAAGGTACCTATTATGGAAGTTTAAGTATTATAGATACCAGTACACAATCCAATATTGATGTTAATTCAAAAGTGAGACTTAAAACCTATCCCAATCCATCAACCAATTATATTAGTCTTTCGGGTTTAATGGAAACCAAAAACTATATTATTTATAATATGACGGGAAAAGAATTAGCAAGAGGTAGTGTCTCTTACAATAACAAAATAGATGTTAGGTTTTTAGATAATGGATTATATCTTTTAAAATTAGATGACTTTGAAATAATTAGGTTTGTAAAAGAGTAA
- the thrA gene encoding bifunctional aspartate kinase/homoserine dehydrogenase I, whose protein sequence is MKVLKFGGTSVGSSKNINNVINILDNYTKKDKVICVVSAVGGITDKLLLAGKQAQNKDKIYIDTFNLIQDIHFNIVNELNLEKSTPIIAFIDEKLNALKSLLDGIFLINELSPKTSDKLVSYGEMLSSFIIAETMKNRGLSAESKNSQELIITNSNFTKAEVDYTITNKNIQAYFNTASQQITILPGFISKSKIGEQTTLGRGGSDFTAAIVAAALKVEQLEIWTDVSGMFTSNPKLVKQAYPIEKISYQEAMELSHFGAKVLFPPTVQPVLDLNIPIHIKNTLEPEAAGTVISNEETISTSPVKGISNIGNIALLTLQGSGMIGIPGFSKRLFETLSQEKINVILITQASSEHSICLGIDENDAELAKTAIDATFENEIALHKIDPIIVEKDLSIIALVGDNMKNHQGISGKMFSTLGKNNINIRAIAQGASEKNISAVILQNDVKKALNTLHEQFFESKTKQLNVFITGVGNVGEKLVEQIKQQRKYLKENLKINLRIAGLSNSRKMIFSEDGIDLTHWKEQLETGETATLEGFFENTKSLNLRNSIFVDVTANKDVAGLYEKYLRQSIGVVACNKIACSSDYENYKLLKRLSLKYNAPYLFETNVGAGLPIIDTLNNLIASGDKITSIHAVLSGSLNFVFNNFNDTTKFYDVVKQAAAEGYTEPDPRIDLSGVDVARKILILARESGVEMNLEDIDNTSFLSDLGVKSDSVDDFYQTLITDEAHYQALYASAKAKNCQLKYVAQFNNGKASVGLQEIPSDHPFYNLQGKDNIVMFYTQRYPEQPMIIKGAGAGAEVTASGLFADIIRIGND, encoded by the coding sequence ATGAAAGTTTTAAAATTCGGAGGAACTTCTGTAGGTTCGTCAAAAAACATAAATAACGTTATTAACATTTTAGATAATTATACAAAAAAAGATAAAGTAATATGTGTAGTGTCTGCTGTAGGCGGTATTACAGACAAATTACTTTTAGCAGGTAAGCAAGCGCAAAACAAAGACAAAATATATATTGATACATTTAATTTAATACAAGACATTCATTTTAATATTGTTAATGAGCTTAATCTTGAAAAAAGCACTCCTATAATAGCTTTTATTGATGAAAAACTAAATGCCCTTAAAAGTCTGCTGGACGGTATCTTTTTAATAAATGAATTATCTCCAAAAACATCCGATAAGTTGGTGAGTTATGGAGAAATGCTTTCGTCATTCATTATTGCTGAAACCATGAAGAATCGCGGTTTATCAGCCGAAAGTAAAAATTCGCAAGAACTAATCATTACAAATTCCAACTTCACTAAAGCTGAAGTCGATTATACTATAACCAACAAAAATATTCAAGCCTATTTCAATACGGCATCACAACAAATCACGATACTGCCTGGGTTTATATCAAAATCTAAAATAGGCGAACAAACTACTTTGGGGCGTGGTGGCTCTGATTTTACTGCAGCTATTGTTGCCGCAGCGCTAAAGGTAGAACAGTTAGAGATTTGGACAGATGTTAGTGGTATGTTTACTTCCAACCCAAAACTGGTAAAACAAGCCTACCCTATCGAAAAAATATCGTACCAAGAGGCTATGGAATTGTCTCATTTTGGGGCAAAAGTGTTGTTTCCGCCAACAGTACAGCCGGTTTTGGATTTGAATATCCCTATTCACATTAAAAACACTTTAGAGCCAGAAGCTGCCGGTACTGTTATTTCCAACGAAGAAACTATTTCTACATCACCTGTAAAAGGTATTAGCAATATTGGAAATATCGCTTTACTAACACTTCAAGGAAGTGGTATGATTGGCATTCCTGGGTTTTCTAAACGTTTGTTTGAAACACTTTCCCAAGAAAAGATTAATGTCATTTTAATCACACAAGCATCATCTGAGCACTCTATTTGCTTAGGAATTGATGAAAATGATGCGGAATTAGCCAAAACTGCTATTGATGCAACGTTCGAAAACGAAATCGCTTTACATAAAATCGATCCAATTATTGTTGAAAAAGACTTATCAATTATTGCTTTAGTAGGCGATAACATGAAAAACCACCAAGGTATTAGCGGAAAAATGTTTAGTACATTGGGTAAAAACAACATCAATATTAGAGCCATTGCACAAGGTGCTTCAGAGAAAAATATTTCTGCAGTTATTTTGCAAAATGATGTTAAAAAAGCACTTAACACGTTACACGAGCAGTTTTTTGAAAGCAAAACCAAACAGCTCAATGTGTTTATTACGGGTGTTGGAAATGTTGGCGAAAAATTGGTAGAACAAATAAAACAGCAACGAAAATACCTAAAAGAAAACCTGAAAATCAACTTACGTATTGCTGGATTATCCAATTCCAGAAAAATGATTTTTAGTGAAGATGGCATCGATTTAACCCATTGGAAAGAGCAATTAGAAACCGGCGAAACCGCTACTTTAGAGGGCTTTTTTGAAAATACAAAATCATTGAATCTCCGTAACAGTATTTTTGTAGATGTTACTGCAAATAAAGATGTGGCAGGTTTATACGAAAAATATTTACGACAAAGTATTGGTGTTGTAGCGTGTAATAAAATTGCATGTTCTAGCGACTATGAAAACTACAAATTATTAAAGCGTTTATCATTAAAATACAATGCACCCTATTTATTTGAAACCAATGTGGGCGCTGGTTTACCTATTATCGATACGTTAAACAATTTAATAGCTTCAGGAGACAAAATTACTTCCATTCATGCCGTGTTGTCTGGGAGTTTGAATTTTGTATTCAACAATTTTAACGATACCACTAAATTTTATGATGTAGTAAAACAAGCTGCTGCCGAAGGTTACACCGAACCAGACCCAAGAATCGATTTAAGTGGTGTAGACGTTGCTAGAAAAATATTAATCCTTGCAAGAGAAAGCGGTGTTGAAATGAATTTGGAAGACATTGATAATACCTCCTTTTTATCCGATTTGGGTGTAAAAAGCGATTCTGTTGATGATTTTTATCAAACATTAATTACAGACGAAGCACATTATCAAGCCTTATATGCTTCCGCGAAAGCGAAAAACTGTCAGTTAAAATATGTAGCGCAATTTAATAATGGCAAGGCAAGTGTTGGTTTACAGGAAATACCAAGCGATCACCCTTTTTACAACCTACAAGGAAAAGATAATATCGTGATGTTTTACACACAACGCTACCCAGAACAGCCTATGATTATTAAAGGTGCTGGTGCTGGTGCCGAAGTAACCGCTTCTGGCTTATTCGCCGATATTATTAGAATTGGAAATGATTAA
- a CDS encoding homoserine kinase — MNEIKIFSPATVANVACGFDVLGFCLDSVGDEMVIRKIAKKGIYITKIEGFDLPYEAELNVAGVSALAMYEAAKPECGFEIEIYKNIKPGSGIGSSAASAVGSVYGMNELLGRPYNKTQLTEFAIKGEALASKCEHADNLAPALFGGFTLVKSINPLEILEIPCPDDLYATIIHPQIEVKTSEARAILPKEVSLSHAIAQWANFGSLIHALHTNDYNLIQRSLHDVIVEPYRSQLIPHYNDVKAEALKAGALGAGISGSGPSIFTLNKGSETAEKVADSMKYVYSKTGIDFDIHVSKINVEGVKIL, encoded by the coding sequence ATGAACGAAATAAAAATATTTTCACCTGCAACCGTAGCCAATGTAGCTTGTGGTTTTGATGTATTAGGGTTTTGCTTAGACAGTGTTGGTGACGAAATGGTGATTAGAAAAATCGCTAAAAAAGGAATTTATATTACAAAAATTGAAGGCTTCGATTTACCTTATGAAGCAGAGCTGAATGTAGCTGGAGTTTCGGCATTGGCGATGTATGAAGCTGCTAAACCCGAATGCGGATTTGAAATCGAAATCTATAAAAACATAAAACCCGGTAGTGGTATTGGAAGCAGTGCCGCCAGTGCTGTGGGTAGTGTTTATGGTATGAACGAACTTTTGGGAAGACCCTATAACAAAACCCAATTAACCGAATTTGCTATTAAAGGCGAAGCGTTGGCTAGTAAATGTGAACATGCCGATAACCTTGCCCCTGCCCTATTCGGTGGTTTCACCTTAGTAAAAAGTATCAATCCGTTGGAAATATTAGAAATTCCTTGTCCAGACGATTTATACGCCACCATTATTCATCCACAAATTGAAGTAAAAACATCCGAAGCTAGAGCCATCCTTCCTAAAGAAGTTTCGTTAAGCCATGCCATAGCGCAGTGGGCTAATTTTGGAAGTTTAATTCATGCGTTGCATACGAACGATTATAATCTAATTCAAAGATCACTACACGATGTTATTGTAGAACCATATAGAAGTCAGCTGATTCCACATTACAACGACGTTAAGGCCGAAGCCTTAAAAGCAGGCGCTTTGGGTGCAGGTATTTCAGGTTCCGGACCTTCTATTTTCACTTTAAATAAGGGAAGTGAAACAGCTGAAAAAGTAGCAGATAGCATGAAATATGTTTATTCTAAAACAGGAATAGATTTCGATATTCATGTGTCGAAGATTAATGTGGAAGGGGTTAAGATTCTTTAA
- a CDS encoding four helix bundle protein — MNKFKFEKLIIWQKAMDFGEIIDQVSMNFPDREKFNLASQICRAADSIALNITEGSIGQSNPEQKRFIGYSIRSLAEVVTCLFKAKRRNYIAENEFIKLYEEAYHLINMMSAFRKNIK, encoded by the coding sequence ATGAATAAATTCAAATTTGAAAAACTTATTATTTGGCAAAAAGCAATGGACTTTGGTGAAATTATAGATCAAGTTTCCATGAATTTTCCCGATAGAGAAAAATTTAATCTAGCTTCTCAAATTTGTAGAGCAGCAGATTCCATAGCTTTAAATATTACTGAAGGTTCTATCGGTCAATCAAATCCTGAACAAAAAAGATTCATTGGCTATTCCATTCGTTCTTTAGCTGAAGTTGTAACCTGTTTATTTAAAGCAAAAAGAAGGAACTACATTGCCGAAAATGAATTTATTAAATTATATGAAGAAGCATATCATCTTATAAACATGATGAGTGCTTTTCGCAAGAACATTAAATAA
- the thrC gene encoding threonine synthase gives MNYYSLNHKAANSTFKNAVIKGIAPDKGLYFPESITPLPKAFFDTIDDLSYSEIAFEAIKQFVSPEIPEAILKTIVEETLSFDFPVVKLSDSISTLELFHGPTMAFKDVGARFMARCLGYFNQDNDREVTVLVATSGDTGGAVANGFLGVKGVNVVILYPSGKVSDIQEMQLTTLGQNIKALEVNGTFDDCQDMVKTAFLDESITNNMQLTSANSINVARWLPQLFYFMFAYKQLHKEYKDIVFSVPSGNFGNICAGMMAQQLGLPINHFVASNNANNVVTRYLISQLYEPKPSVQTISNAMDVGAPSNFVRIQEIYKNNFSSLKENLSSYSFSDEETKAAMLEIFDNYNYVADPHGAVGYLGCKAYLKENANAHCVFLETAHPTKFLDVVEAVIKEEQPLPEQIQSVMGKEKESVVISTYEDLKAFLLK, from the coding sequence ATGAACTATTACTCACTAAACCATAAAGCAGCAAATTCAACTTTTAAAAACGCCGTTATTAAAGGTATTGCGCCCGATAAGGGGTTGTATTTTCCAGAAAGCATTACACCGCTTCCTAAAGCGTTTTTTGATACTATTGATGACTTATCGTATTCAGAAATTGCTTTTGAAGCCATTAAACAATTTGTGTCTCCAGAAATTCCTGAAGCCATTTTAAAAACGATTGTTGAAGAAACTTTATCGTTTGATTTTCCTGTAGTGAAACTTAGCGATAGCATATCTACCTTAGAGCTGTTTCATGGACCAACCATGGCTTTTAAAGATGTCGGCGCACGTTTTATGGCGCGTTGTTTAGGGTATTTTAACCAAGATAATGACAGGGAAGTCACTGTTTTGGTGGCAACTTCTGGTGATACCGGTGGCGCCGTAGCCAACGGGTTTTTAGGCGTTAAGGGTGTTAATGTGGTAATCCTATACCCTAGCGGAAAAGTAAGCGATATTCAAGAAATGCAACTCACGACACTTGGGCAAAACATTAAAGCCTTGGAAGTTAATGGTACCTTCGACGATTGTCAGGACATGGTGAAAACCGCTTTTTTAGATGAGTCTATAACCAACAATATGCAGTTAACCTCTGCAAACTCTATAAACGTAGCACGTTGGTTGCCTCAGTTATTTTATTTTATGTTTGCTTACAAACAGTTGCATAAAGAATATAAAGACATCGTTTTCTCGGTACCAAGTGGCAATTTTGGAAATATATGCGCTGGCATGATGGCACAACAATTAGGGCTACCTATTAACCATTTTGTAGCATCAAACAATGCTAATAATGTAGTAACACGTTATTTAATATCCCAATTATACGAGCCTAAACCATCGGTACAAACCATTAGTAATGCTATGGATGTTGGAGCGCCAAGTAACTTTGTCCGTATTCAAGAAATCTACAAAAACAATTTTAGCAGTTTAAAAGAAAATCTATCGTCTTATAGTTTTTCAGATGAAGAAACTAAAGCTGCCATGCTGGAAATATTTGATAATTACAACTACGTAGCCGATCCACATGGTGCCGTTGGCTATTTAGGTTGCAAGGCTTATTTAAAAGAAAATGCTAACGCACACTGTGTGTTTTTAGAAACCGCACATCCTACCAAGTTTTTAGATGTTGTTGAAGCCGTAATTAAAGAAGAGCAACCCTTACCAGAACAAATTCAATCGGTTATGGGGAAAGAAAAAGAATCGGTAGTTATTTCAACTTATGAAGATTTGAAAGCTTTTTTGCTGAAATAA
- the gcvT gene encoding glycine cleavage system aminomethyltransferase GcvT, which produces MKNTALTKTHESLGAKLVPFAGFNMPVQYEGVTIEHETVRKAVGVFDVSHMGEFLIEGEHALALIQKVSSNDASKLSIGKAQYSCMPNETGGIVDDLIIYQIKEQTYLLVVNASNIEKDWNWIQSQNNMGATMRNLSDDYSLLAIQGPKAVEAMQSLTSHDLSAINFYNFIVGDFAGIEHVIISATGYTGSGGFEIYCKNSEVKQIWDKVFEAGKDFGIKPIGLAARDTLRLEMGYCLYGNDINDSTSPIEAGLGWITKFTKDFTNSEALKKEKEQGPERKLVAFELDERGIPRHDYDIVDSNGNKIGLVTSGTMSPSLGKGIGLGYVPTDFSQVGSKIYIQIRKNAIPATVVKLPFYKEQT; this is translated from the coding sequence ATGAAAAATACAGCCTTAACAAAAACCCATGAATCCCTTGGCGCTAAATTAGTACCCTTTGCAGGTTTTAACATGCCTGTACAATACGAAGGTGTTACTATAGAACACGAAACCGTTAGAAAAGCCGTTGGCGTTTTTGATGTATCACATATGGGCGAGTTTTTAATTGAAGGCGAACATGCTTTGGCGCTTATACAAAAAGTATCAAGTAACGATGCTTCAAAATTAAGCATTGGTAAAGCACAATATAGCTGCATGCCAAACGAAACGGGTGGCATTGTAGACGATTTAATTATATACCAAATTAAAGAACAAACCTATTTACTGGTGGTGAATGCCAGCAACATTGAAAAAGATTGGAACTGGATTCAGTCTCAAAATAACATGGGGGCTACCATGCGCAATTTAAGTGACGATTATTCGTTACTAGCCATTCAAGGACCCAAAGCGGTTGAAGCGATGCAAAGTTTAACCAGTCACGATTTATCGGCTATCAATTTTTACAACTTTATAGTGGGTGATTTTGCAGGTATTGAACATGTTATTATTTCGGCAACAGGTTACACAGGTAGTGGCGGTTTCGAAATTTACTGCAAGAACAGCGAAGTCAAACAAATTTGGGATAAAGTATTTGAAGCAGGAAAAGATTTTGGTATCAAACCTATTGGGTTGGCGGCCCGCGATACCCTACGTTTAGAAATGGGTTATTGCCTTTACGGAAACGATATTAATGACAGCACCTCACCTATTGAAGCTGGTTTGGGCTGGATAACAAAATTCACCAAAGACTTTACAAATTCCGAAGCTTTGAAAAAAGAAAAAGAACAAGGTCCAGAACGCAAATTAGTCGCTTTTGAGCTAGACGAACGTGGTATTCCGCGTCACGACTACGATATTGTAGACAGTAACGGCAACAAAATAGGCCTAGTAACCTCGGGGACCATGTCTCCAAGTTTGGGCAAGGGTATTGGTTTAGGTTATGTGCCTACTGATTTTTCCCAAGTTGGAAGTAAAATCTACATCCAAATACGTAAAAATGCCATACCAGCAACGGTTGTCAAATTACCGTTTTATAAAGAGCAAACCTAA
- a CDS encoding sugar nucleotide-binding protein, whose product MKAQGKESKHRILILGASGFLGNAIYRELCSYFKTFGTYNTSNIQLEKNKHFFQYNFEEDDVYEILNIVKPTIIISALRGDFATQFIAHKHVAEYVFSKKTKIIFLSSSNVFDAYSKYPSYEEDKTLSNSVYGHFKIKIENMLLRLPKNQVAILRLPMVFGKQSPRVQEIARNISEDIPVEVFPNLIMNVTTDSKVALQIHYIINRNKSGIFHLGSTDLVHHDEFIKDLTKSLGLKNAIYKQVYTTNDDRYLAVLPKYNLLPIDLQIISQDIITELEV is encoded by the coding sequence ATGAAAGCACAGGGGAAAGAAAGTAAACATCGCATATTAATTTTAGGTGCCAGTGGTTTTTTAGGGAATGCCATTTATAGAGAACTCTGCTCTTATTTTAAAACTTTCGGAACCTACAACACATCAAATATTCAATTAGAAAAAAACAAGCATTTTTTTCAATACAATTTTGAAGAAGATGATGTTTACGAAATACTCAATATTGTAAAACCTACCATCATTATTTCGGCACTTCGCGGTGATTTTGCAACCCAATTTATAGCTCATAAACATGTTGCAGAGTATGTATTTTCAAAAAAAACAAAAATCATCTTTTTATCATCGTCCAATGTTTTTGATGCCTATAGCAAGTACCCGAGCTACGAAGAAGACAAAACATTAAGCAACAGTGTGTACGGACATTTCAAAATTAAAATTGAAAACATGCTGCTACGCCTACCAAAAAACCAAGTCGCCATTTTAAGGCTTCCCATGGTTTTTGGCAAACAATCTCCCAGAGTTCAAGAAATTGCTCGAAATATAAGCGAAGATATACCCGTTGAAGTGTTTCCTAATTTAATAATGAATGTCACAACAGATAGCAAGGTAGCCCTACAAATTCACTACATTATTAACCGAAATAAATCAGGCATTTTTCACTTAGGCAGTACCGATTTAGTACATCACGACGAATTCATAAAAGACCTTACAAAATCCCTAGGTCTTAAAAACGCCATATACAAGCAAGTCTATACCACTAATGATGACCGGTATTTGGCCGTATTACCAAAATACAATTTATTACCAATAGACCTCCAAATAATAAGCCAAGACATCATCACCGAACTAGAAGTATAA
- a CDS encoding 4a-hydroxytetrahydrobiopterin dehydratase, translated as MSKLSAEDIEKRLLNLPEWDYYDDAIHAEFEFENFKDCFSAMSRIAFECEALNHHPDWSNVYNVLTISLSTHSENGVTEKDFKLAKAIEAIVEPDDED; from the coding sequence ATGAGCAAACTTTCTGCCGAAGACATAGAAAAAAGATTATTAAATTTACCTGAGTGGGATTATTATGACGATGCCATTCATGCCGAATTTGAATTCGAAAATTTTAAAGACTGCTTTAGCGCCATGAGTAGGATCGCTTTCGAGTGTGAAGCATTAAACCATCATCCCGACTGGTCCAACGTATATAATGTACTAACCATTTCATTATCAACTCACTCTGAAAATGGTGTCACCGAAAAAGATTTCAAACTAGCAAAAGCTATTGAGGCTATTGTAGAACCGGATGATGAAGATTAA